A genomic window from Sphingobacterium sp. BN32 includes:
- a CDS encoding nucleoside-diphosphate sugar epimerase/dehydratase, with product MNSNSLRRYFRKDSPRWVILLIDLLIVLFCYFLSNFIINSFKGRFDMQLMVKKSIFVFATYYFSFLYFKTYRGIVRQTGLRDAWGLLKAVFTAFAVLMFTSFLVRSIFQESNAISVFFRPSYAVIFTHAFFTTVCLVAARVFYRTVYEKFFFSGREVERVMIFGAGNMGTLTLNLFRNEIRRKVKVVAFADDNPNRIGKMINGYKIIDMERLTPDFVKKIQIDSIIIALDDNNKERLSKISARIEPLPVKLKIMPTSAKLLSGKAATRQLRTLKIEDLLGREAIKLENPVVHEMMRDKVILVTGGAGSIGSELVRQIAFTDFKHLIVVDQAESALYDIQQELRSSCQKENVLFMVGNVRDRQFMDSIFEQYRPQIVFHAAAYKHVPLMEQNPYESILTNVWGSKNVADMADKYGVEKFVMVSTDKAVNPTNVMGATKRIAEIYVSGLNSKSRTNYIVTRFGNVLGSNGSVIPLFEKQLKKGGPLTVTHQDITRYFMTIPEACQLVQEAAVMGKGGEIYVFDMGKPVKIIDLAIRMIRLKGYKYPEDINIEITGLRPGEKIFEELLADNENTSKTHHNKIMIARVNTDDVDLKKQKIEYLCKQVVTPAGDHNPMLLVELVKEIVPEYISKNSIFSKLDNVGEAVVTK from the coding sequence TTTCTTTATTTTAAAACCTACCGTGGGATAGTTCGTCAAACGGGATTGAGAGATGCTTGGGGTTTGCTCAAAGCTGTGTTCACAGCGTTTGCTGTTTTGATGTTTACCTCCTTTCTCGTTCGTAGTATCTTTCAGGAATCTAATGCAATCAGCGTATTCTTCAGACCTTCATATGCAGTTATCTTCACCCATGCATTTTTTACGACAGTTTGTTTGGTAGCTGCACGTGTATTTTACCGAACAGTTTATGAGAAGTTTTTCTTTAGCGGACGTGAGGTCGAAAGAGTAATGATCTTCGGTGCAGGTAACATGGGCACATTGACTTTAAACTTGTTCAGAAATGAAATTCGACGAAAGGTTAAAGTAGTGGCGTTTGCGGATGACAATCCGAATAGAATCGGGAAGATGATCAATGGGTATAAGATTATCGATATGGAGAGATTGACTCCCGATTTCGTTAAAAAAATACAGATCGACAGTATCATCATTGCATTGGATGATAACAATAAAGAACGTCTTTCGAAGATATCTGCTAGAATAGAGCCTCTACCTGTAAAGCTTAAGATTATGCCTACCTCAGCAAAGCTATTGAGTGGCAAAGCGGCGACCAGACAATTACGGACTTTAAAAATAGAGGACTTGTTGGGTCGGGAGGCGATAAAGCTGGAAAACCCTGTTGTGCATGAGATGATGCGTGACAAGGTAATCTTAGTTACCGGGGGAGCTGGTTCGATTGGATCAGAATTAGTGCGTCAGATTGCTTTCACAGACTTTAAACATCTGATTGTTGTGGATCAAGCGGAATCAGCGCTATATGATATACAACAAGAGCTAAGAAGTAGTTGCCAAAAGGAAAATGTTTTGTTCATGGTCGGAAATGTAAGAGATCGCCAATTTATGGATTCGATTTTCGAGCAATATAGGCCACAAATTGTATTCCACGCGGCAGCTTATAAACATGTACCGTTGATGGAGCAGAATCCATACGAGTCCATCTTGACAAACGTTTGGGGTTCTAAAAATGTTGCAGATATGGCAGACAAATATGGCGTTGAAAAGTTCGTCATGGTTTCGACCGATAAGGCTGTCAACCCAACGAACGTCATGGGTGCAACAAAGCGCATCGCTGAAATTTATGTTTCGGGTCTGAATAGTAAGAGCCGCACGAACTACATCGTTACGCGTTTTGGGAATGTTCTAGGGTCTAACGGATCCGTAATTCCTTTGTTCGAAAAGCAACTTAAGAAGGGTGGACCTTTGACGGTAACCCATCAAGATATCACACGATACTTTATGACGATTCCTGAAGCTTGCCAGCTTGTACAAGAGGCAGCGGTGATGGGAAAAGGCGGGGAGATTTATGTGTTCGATATGGGCAAGCCTGTTAAGATTATTGATCTTGCAATTCGCATGATTCGATTAAAAGGCTACAAATATCCGGAGGACATCAATATTGAGATTACCGGTCTTCGTCCTGGGGAAAAGATTTTTGAAGAGCTTCTTGCAGACAACGAAAATACCAGCAAAACTCACCATAATAAGATTATGATTGCTCGCGTCAATACGGATGATGTCGATCTGAAAAAGCAAAAAATTGAATATTTGTGTAAACAGGTCGTGACGCCAGCGGGGGATCATAACCCTATGTTACTTGTCGAGCTTGTTAAAGAAATCGTTCCGGAATATATTTCCAAAAACTCCATCTTCTCCAAGTTGGATAATGTAGGAGAGGCTGTCGTCACAAAATAG